From the Glutamicibacter halophytocola genome, the window TGGTCCACGCCCAGCTGGTGCAGGTGCCGGCGGTCCACGTCCAGGCGCAGGCGCTGGCGCTGGAACCACTGCCACCCCGCGCATGATGCCTAACCGCACTGATCGTCCAGCACCAGCCGGTGGCGGACGTCCAGGTGCCGGTGGCGGCGGACGCGGTCGCCCAGGTGGCGGCGGTGGCAACGGCGGCGGCGGTACCGGTGGCGGCTTCCGCCCAGGTGCACCTCGTGGTCGCGGTGGCGTTGGCGGTGCTTTCGGCAAGGGAGGCGCCGGCCGCGGCAAGCAGCGCAAGTCCAAGCGTGCAAAGCGCCAGGAATTGGAGCAGATGAGTGTTCCAAGCCTGGGCGGTGTGAACGTACCTCGCGGTACCGGCGACACCGAGATCCGTCTGCGCCGTGGTGCTTCGATCACCGACTTCGCTGACAAGATCGGCGCCAACCCGGCAGCACTGGTCACCGTGCTGTTCCACCTCGGCGAAATGGCTACGGCCACCCAGTCCCTGGACGAGGCAACCTTCGAAGTGCTCGGCGAAGAGCTGGGCTACAAGGTTTCGGTCGTCTCCCCGGAGGACGAGGACAAGGAACTGCTCGAAGGCTTCGGCCTGGACCTGGATGCCGAACTTGAGGCTGAAGGCGAAGACGTGCTCGAAGAGCGCGCCCCAGTCATCACCATCATGGGCCACGTCGACCACGGTAAGACCCGACTGCTGGATGCTATCCGCAAGTCGAACGTTATCGAGGGCGAGCACGGCGGCATCACCCAGCACATCGGTGCCTACCAGATCAACCACACCCATGAGGGCCGCGAGCGCGCGATGACATTCATCGATACCCCGGGCCACGAGGCGTTCACCGCCATGCGTGCCCGTGGTGCCGAGGTCACCGACGTGGCCGTGCTGGTCGTTGCAGCGGACGACGGCGTGATGCCGCAGACCGTGGAAGCACTGAACCACGCACAGGCTGCTGGCGTGCCGATCATCGTCGCAGTGAACAAGGTCGACAAGGAAGGCGCCAACCCTGACAAGGTCATGGGCCAGCTGACCGAGTACGGCCTGGTTCCCGAGGAATACGGTGGCGACACCATGTTCGTGAAGGTTTCGGCACTGCAGAAGCAGGGTATCGACGATCTGCTCGACGCCGTCCTGCTGACTTCCGACGTGCTGGAACTGAAGGCCAACCCGGACAAGTCCGCTCGTGGTGTAGCCATTGAAGCGAACCTGGACAAGGGCCGCGGTTCGGTGGTTACCGTTCTGGTTCAGTCCGGTACCCTGTGCGTTGGCGACACCATGGTGGTGGGCACCGCCCACGGCCGAGTGCGTGCAATGTTCAACGAAAACGGCGAGAACCTGGACGTGGCACTGCCTTCGCGCCCGGTTCAGGTACTGGGCATGTCCTCGGTGCCTCGCGCCGGCGACGGCTTCCTGATCACCGAAGACGAGCGCACCGCCCGTCAGATCGCTGACAAGCGCGAAACCGCAGAGCGCAACGCCATGCTGGCCAAGCGCCGCAAGCGCATCACGCTGGAAGACTTCGACAAGGCCGTTGCAGATGGCAAGATCGATACCCTGAACCTGATCCTGAAGGGTGACGCTTCGGGTGCTGTTGAAGCGCTGGAAGACTCGCTGATGAAGATCGAGGTTGGCGACGACGTTCAGCTGCGCGTGATCCACCGCGGCGTGGGTGCTATCACCCAGAACGACGTCAACCTGGCTACCGTGGACAACGCCATCATCATTGGCTTCAACGTCCGCCCAGCCGAGCGCGTGTCTGAACTGGCTGACAAAGAAGGCGTGGATATGCGCTTCTACTCGGTCATCTACTCCGCAATCGACGACATCGAAGCTGCGCTCAAGGGCATGCTCAAGCCGGAATACGAAGAAGTGGCCCTCGGTACCGCCGAGATCCGCATGGTCTTCCGTTCCTCGAAGTTCGGCAACATTGCCGGTTCGATCATCCGCTCGGGCAGCATCAAGCGCAATTCCAAGGCGCGCCTGGTACGCGACGGCAACGTCGTGGGCGACAACCTGTCGATTGACTCGCTGCGCCGCGAAAAGGACGATGTCACCGAGGTCCGCGAGGGCTTCGAATGCGGCATCGGCCTGGGGTCGTTCAACGACATCAAGGAAGGCGACATCATCGAGACCTTCGAGATGCGCGAAAAGCCACGCGACTAATTGCCCATCAGCAATTAGCAGTGTGACTCACTGATTCGTGGGCGTTTGACCGATAGGCTTTGGTCAAGCGCCCACGAGTTTTGAACCATTAGGAGAAAACCATGGCTGATTCAGCCCGCGCCGCACGCCTGGCCAAGCGCGTGCAGGTCCTCATGGCCCAGTCGCTGCGCAATGTCATCAAGGACGAGCGCATCGACAATGTCACCGTGACCGATGCCCGCGTCACCAACGACCTGCAGCACGCCACGGTGTACTACACCGTCTTCGGCGATGACGAGATGAAGAAAGACGTCGCTGCCATGCTCGAGAAGCGTGGCGGTGCACTGCGCAAGGAATTGGGCCGCAATCTGACCATTCGCCTGACCCCGACGCTGGCTTTCGTTGCTGACGAAATCCCCGAGGGTGCCTCGCACCTGGAGGAGCTGCTGGCCAAGGCCCGCGAAAAGGACGCCGAGGTTGCGGCGCTGCGCGAAGGCAAGGACTTCGCCGGTGACCAGGACCCGTACAAGAAGGACGAAGACGCCGAAGAAGCCTAAAGGCTTCTGGGCTGAACCCTTCCCGAGCCAGCGCCCCGGACAACACGCATCGCGTGCTGGCCGGGGCGTTGTGCTTTAAGCCCGGTTCCCCTCATAGCGAAGCGGTAATCCCGGCAAGGGGCTGGTCGCCGGGCAGGCCGTGGGATAGCGTGGTCAGAAACCGCCGGATCCGACCAAAGGTGCCGCACATGCCAGAATTCACTACAACGCTCAGCGCCACTGGCGGGAACAACGTGGGCATCGTCGTTCCCGATGACATCGTGCTTGGATTCGGCCGTGGCAAACGCGTCCCGGTCGTCGTATGCATTGACGGGGACTACACCTACCGGAACAGCATTTCTTCCATGCATGGACAGTTCCTTATTTCCTTCAACGCGGAAACCAGGGCGGCCACGGGCAAGGGCGCGGGCGACGAAGTCACGGTCAACCTCGAACTGGACGAAGAGCCGCGGACAGTCGAAGTACCTGAACCGCTGGCCGTGCTGCTCTCCGCGGAGCCAGAGCTCCTTGAAGCCTGGAACAAGCTGTCCTACAGCAAGCAGCGAGGCCACGTGGATCCCATCGTGGCAGCCCGCGGCGAGGACACCAGGACGCGCCGGGTCGAGAAGGTCATCAAGGCGCTGCGCAGCCAATAGCCCGCAACGCGAAGTGGAGGTCCCGCGGCGACCTGGTCCACGTGGCCAAGGCGCTGGGGCGAAATGCTCTCCGGTTCGCGCGCGAGCCTCGGGAGCTTCAAGGGCACCGGGCAAGCAAAGGGCCGTTGATCACGGTTGCAGGGGAAGTGGCCGGACAGCGCAGAAATCCTGCAGCACGTGGAATCCTAGTCTGCTCCTGGCTGATGCCGATCCAGGTGCGGGCGCAAGCTTTCCAGGATTCTCTTCAAGTGCGCGAAGTCTGCGGCGCCGATCAGCTGCGACCAGCGGTGCTCGATGCCTCGTTCAATATCGCGTGCGGCTTGCTGGGCGGCATGGCCCCGATCGGTCAGCAGCACTCGTTGGGCACGCGCATCCTGGGGGTCTGGCTGGCTCTGCACCAGGCCAGAGCTTTTCAGCTCCTTGAGCAGATAGGCCGCGCTTTGCTTGGTGATTCCAGCGGCGTCTGCCAGGTCGGTCAGCCGGCTGCCCTGTTGGGCGATGCGCGCGGCTAGCCGGCCCTGCGCCATAGTGAATTGGAATCCTTGTTCATGCAGCTCAGCGGCGATTTCTTCTTCGAAGGCCCGTTGCGCGATGAACAGAAGCGTTCCAACCGATATTTCCTCGGGCGATTCCATTGACATAGTAGTCAGAATAGCTGACTATTTAGTCAGAGTCACTGACTACTTTGGAAGGTGCGTGAGTGATGAACAAGGGGCGGATCTGGGAAACCGTCATTGAGCAGCGGCTGCAGCTTGCAGGAATTCTGCGCAGGCTGGATCCCGAGCAATGGGCAACGCCATCACTTTGTGTCGGGTGGACGGTGCAAGACGTGGCCGCACACATGATCAGTGCTCCGCAGCTGGGCCCCGCCGCCATCCTGAAGCTGATGCCGCAAATGCTGCGCTACGGCTACAACGGGACGACGCTGCATGACGGGCAGCGGCGTGGACGGGCCGGGGCTGCATCCATACTCAGCCAATTCGATCGCTTTGCCACGGTGCCTCGCGGACCGGCCGTGGTGAGCATGCGCGAAACCCTGACCGATTCCTTGGTGCATTTCCAGGACATCGGTCGCCCCTTGTCCATTGAGCACGACATGCCGCTGGACGCCGCGGTGGAGGTCGCACGCCGGTTGGCGCACACGGGACTTCTGCTCGGAAGCCGCCCCATGCTCAAATCCCTGCGCATGGTGGCAACTGACGCTGATTACAGCCAGGGCAGCGGCGATGAGATCTCCGGCCCCATCGCCGAACTGGTCATGCTGCGGGCCGGACGGGCACCGCGCTGGGAGCTGCTGCAAGGACCAGGAGTTGACGTGGCCCGCGAAAAGTGGCTCGCTCGTCGTCCGTCCGAAACCTAGCGAAGACCGCAGGCTGCTGGCGCCGGCGGAACGACCCTGGACATCGACGAGGTCATTCCACCGAGAACTGCACCTGATGCCAGCCGCTGGCACCATTAGGTACCGGATTGGCCCTGTCACTGGTCTGCAATTCTCCGGATGCGTCGTAGGCCCGCACCCGGCCAGTGTGCATTCCGGGGCGTGCCCCGGACCAGACATGGCGCCACTGCCGCCAGGTATCCAAGGTGGCCTCTTCAGCCAGTTGCGCATCTTCCCACGGGCCATCATCGATCTGCACCTGCACCCGCGAAATGCCCCGGGTCTGGGCCCAAGCCGTTCCGCCAAGCACGACCTCTCCCGAAGGGACCTTGGCAAAGGACCGCGGGGTATCGATTCGCGAGGACATCTTGATGGGGCCGCGTTCTGACCATCCGCGCGTGGTCCAGTAGGCGGTTTTGTCCTGGAACCTCGTCACTTCCAAATCGACCACCCATTTGGTGGCCGAGACGTAGCCATAAAGTCCGGGAACCACCATGCGCACCGGGAAGCCGTGCTCGAACGGCAATGGCTCGCCGTTCATGCCCACGGCCAGCAGGGCCATCCGGTCATCGGTCAGGACTTCCAGGGGCGTGGACGCGCTGAATCCGTCATGGGAGGTGGACAGGACCATATCGGCTCCGGCTTGCGGAGCTGCCCGTTCCAAGAGCTTGCGCAGCGGATAGCCCAGCCACTTGGCATTGCCAATCAGATCGCCGCCCACCGGGTTGGAAACGCAGGTCAACGTGAGATAGGTTTCCACGAGTTCTTCGGCCATCAGCTCGTCGAAGTTCAGCGTGAATTCGTTCTCCACCATGCCGTGGATGCGCAGGGACCACTGGGATGGATCAATCTGGGGTACCGACAGCGCGGTGTCGATCCGGTAGAAATCCGGGTTGGGAGTGATGAAGCGCGGCATGCCAGGCTCGTCAATCTGGACGCCTTGGGGCAGATCCTTGACCTTGGTGCGGGCCGCTGGCAGCCTCAGCGCCTTGCGGGCAGCGGCAGCCATGTTGCGGGTTGCCGACAACGACGTGGAAACGCCGGTGGCCAGGGCCGCAGCAGCAAGCGACGCTGCCGAGCCCAGCAGGAAGTTCCTGCGGCTGGTGCCAGCGGCAGGGGCATTGTTGGAGCTTGCACCCGCTGGCGATCCCGGGGCCGCAGCGCCGGCCAGATTGGTGAGCCAACGCAGAATCCCGATGCCGGCAATGGCACCGAGCACTGTCGGAACTATATCGAGGGCGCCGGTTGACGCACGAGCTGCCACAGCGCTGCCCAACACGACGGCGAGGGCCACGATGACGGTGCAGGCCCAGGCAAAACTCCGTTTGGCCAGCACTCCGATCAGGGCAGCCAGCAGTGTTGCCACAATGCCGATAGAGACGAACAATGCGAGCTTGTCATTAGTGCCGAAGGTCGCGATGGCGAAGTCCTTGAGCCATGGCGGAGTCAAATCGATGATGGCCGAGCCCAGCGCGAAGAACGGCGAGGAAGCGCTGCTGAGGAACGCCGAGGCAAACTGTGCAACGGCAAACATGACTGCTGCCGAACAGAACCCGGCAATTGCGTGAAAAACAAGGACCTTGCTGCTGGCCTTCTTCGGAATACCCACTGCTACTCACCTCATGCGTTGCGATCCATGTTCCCCTGCGGTGTGCAGGGGAACAACCACTCACAGTGTTTTCGGAACAGCCAATGAAATGGATTGGATTCGGCTACAAGAATTCCTGCCGGATCACAGCGACTGGACCATGATCGGCTCCGTGGTCGGGGCAGGCGAGCCCGTCGCTGGCTCCACAGAGATCCCGAAATGGGTCATTCCCTTCATGGGGTCGGAAACCAGCATCATGCCGTTGGCATTGCTGCCGTCAAGCATTCCTGCCGAAACCGCTCCGTCAGAAGAAATCAGCCACAGCTCGTACCCCTTGTCGCTGGGCAGGCTCGGCATCCCGGAGGTCGACACTGCCATGAGCCCTTCACCCGCCGAATAGGAAAGGGTGATCCGGGCACCGTCTTCCAGGGTCTGCGTCTTGGACTGGGTGTCGGGGGCGCTGATGATCCTGGCCAGCTCTTCTTG encodes:
- the infB gene encoding translation initiation factor IF-2, producing MAKPRVHELAKELGITSKEALTKLQDMGEFVRSASSTVEPPVARKLRDAFPGSNNAAAAKPAAAKPATPSAPKPASKPAATPAASSAAKPAAKPAAATPAPSQPAAPAAPAAKATPGAPLPGAAPKPGSKPAPKPGAPRPGNNPFSSQQGMRSTDSGERRGQNRDGNRAPRPGAPRPGGPRPGNNPFSSQQGMRGEGGQGGPRPPRDGQRGPRPAGQGQGGPRPPRDAQGGPRPARDGQRSPRPAGQGGPRPAGQGGPRPAGAGAGGPRPGAGAGAGTTATPRMMPNRTDRPAPAGGGRPGAGGGGRGRPGGGGGNGGGGTGGGFRPGAPRGRGGVGGAFGKGGAGRGKQRKSKRAKRQELEQMSVPSLGGVNVPRGTGDTEIRLRRGASITDFADKIGANPAALVTVLFHLGEMATATQSLDEATFEVLGEELGYKVSVVSPEDEDKELLEGFGLDLDAELEAEGEDVLEERAPVITIMGHVDHGKTRLLDAIRKSNVIEGEHGGITQHIGAYQINHTHEGRERAMTFIDTPGHEAFTAMRARGAEVTDVAVLVVAADDGVMPQTVEALNHAQAAGVPIIVAVNKVDKEGANPDKVMGQLTEYGLVPEEYGGDTMFVKVSALQKQGIDDLLDAVLLTSDVLELKANPDKSARGVAIEANLDKGRGSVVTVLVQSGTLCVGDTMVVGTAHGRVRAMFNENGENLDVALPSRPVQVLGMSSVPRAGDGFLITEDERTARQIADKRETAERNAMLAKRRKRITLEDFDKAVADGKIDTLNLILKGDASGAVEALEDSLMKIEVGDDVQLRVIHRGVGAITQNDVNLATVDNAIIIGFNVRPAERVSELADKEGVDMRFYSVIYSAIDDIEAALKGMLKPEYEEVALGTAEIRMVFRSSKFGNIAGSIIRSGSIKRNSKARLVRDGNVVGDNLSIDSLRREKDDVTEVREGFECGIGLGSFNDIKEGDIIETFEMREKPRD
- the rbfA gene encoding 30S ribosome-binding factor RbfA: MADSARAARLAKRVQVLMAQSLRNVIKDERIDNVTVTDARVTNDLQHATVYYTVFGDDEMKKDVAAMLEKRGGALRKELGRNLTIRLTPTLAFVADEIPEGASHLEELLAKAREKDAEVAALREGKDFAGDQDPYKKDEDAEEA
- a CDS encoding YdeI/OmpD-associated family protein produces the protein MPEFTTTLSATGGNNVGIVVPDDIVLGFGRGKRVPVVVCIDGDYTYRNSISSMHGQFLISFNAETRAATGKGAGDEVTVNLELDEEPRTVEVPEPLAVLLSAEPELLEAWNKLSYSKQRGHVDPIVAARGEDTRTRRVEKVIKALRSQ
- a CDS encoding MarR family winged helix-turn-helix transcriptional regulator, with protein sequence MSMESPEEISVGTLLFIAQRAFEEEIAAELHEQGFQFTMAQGRLAARIAQQGSRLTDLADAAGITKQSAAYLLKELKSSGLVQSQPDPQDARAQRVLLTDRGHAAQQAARDIERGIEHRWSQLIGAADFAHLKRILESLRPHLDRHQPGAD
- a CDS encoding maleylpyruvate isomerase family mycothiol-dependent enzyme, whose translation is MNKGRIWETVIEQRLQLAGILRRLDPEQWATPSLCVGWTVQDVAAHMISAPQLGPAAILKLMPQMLRYGYNGTTLHDGQRRGRAGAASILSQFDRFATVPRGPAVVSMRETLTDSLVHFQDIGRPLSIEHDMPLDAAVEVARRLAHTGLLLGSRPMLKSLRMVATDADYSQGSGDEISGPIAELVMLRAGRAPRWELLQGPGVDVAREKWLARRPSET
- a CDS encoding molybdopterin-dependent oxidoreductase; this encodes MFAVAQFASAFLSSASSPFFALGSAIIDLTPPWLKDFAIATFGTNDKLALFVSIGIVATLLAALIGVLAKRSFAWACTVIVALAVVLGSAVAARASTGALDIVPTVLGAIAGIGILRWLTNLAGAAAPGSPAGASSNNAPAAGTSRRNFLLGSAASLAAAALATGVSTSLSATRNMAAAARKALRLPAARTKVKDLPQGVQIDEPGMPRFITPNPDFYRIDTALSVPQIDPSQWSLRIHGMVENEFTLNFDELMAEELVETYLTLTCVSNPVGGDLIGNAKWLGYPLRKLLERAAPQAGADMVLSTSHDGFSASTPLEVLTDDRMALLAVGMNGEPLPFEHGFPVRMVVPGLYGYVSATKWVVDLEVTRFQDKTAYWTTRGWSERGPIKMSSRIDTPRSFAKVPSGEVVLGGTAWAQTRGISRVQVQIDDGPWEDAQLAEEATLDTWRQWRHVWSGARPGMHTGRVRAYDASGELQTSDRANPVPNGASGWHQVQFSVE